Proteins co-encoded in one Megalops cyprinoides isolate fMegCyp1 chromosome 1, fMegCyp1.pri, whole genome shotgun sequence genomic window:
- the LOC118792891 gene encoding regulator of G-protein signaling 9-like isoform X1: MTIRNNDDHGQRYRPRMACLKKLEAVVVEMQDPKNGVKSQTQRLVITTIPHAITGEDIVAWLASRFRVDTDEGRAIGTMLVAYGYIYPLQDHKRLVIKPDASLYRFQTPYFWPAQQWPADDTDYAIYLAKRNIRKKGMLELYEQEHYNSLHKWMNHKWDFIVMQAKEQYRAGKERKKPDRVVFDCQERAYWVVHRPPPGTVSAMDYGLDRLIDPNAPEVIEKKSVDYYRRLNIFTQQSIMRSRVKSSVSIGVIVKYMTTFKNHDPFLAPCLPSNPWLTDDVTYWDLNMPNVEITTKMRVERWTFSFSELLHDPRGRADFRLFLKKEFSGENLAFWENCEDLKWGAAATMKEKAQQIYKTFLAPGAPRWINIDGKTMDITVKGLVHPHRYVLDAAQTHIYMLMKKDSFGRYMKSPVFKETQKKAISPEEHKFSASQLEQNAKNRTKKTSLSPIIIRQQEEEAKARLAASGPVDITQLCKFTAPVPHLAVYTGICETQQTNARELLPPSPGFVTLPNSAACPSPISVAIDSTPASERKFEGHGGSTSAPFPSIAESAEVSVESDTSVARGATEESRLPVPRSRVALSLSRFLRRGCSTSSVFASLSPKCPPAVGGRVQPLGHEPLSHPQPKRIANFFQIKVDIPPECRIYPIDSEDEEEECPNAAKEIICPWETVTKQGQAG, translated from the exons atgacaaTCAGAAACAACGATGATCACGGTCAACGTTATCGTCCACGGATGGCCTGTTTAAAGAAG CTGGAGGCTGTAGTTGTGGAGATGCAGGACCCAAAAAATGGAGTGAAGTCCCAGACCCAAAGGCTGGTCATAACCACTATCCCACACGCTATCACTG GAGAGGACATAGTGGCATGGCTTGCCAGTCGCTTTAGAGTGGATACTGACG AGGGCCGGGCCATTGGTACCATGCTGGTGGCATACGGATACATATACCCTCTTCAAGACCACAAGAGACTGGTTATCAAGCCTGATGCTAGTCTGTATCGATTCCAG ACGCCGTACTTCTGGCCTGCACAGCAATGGCCAGCTGACGATACAGACTATG CAATCTATTTGGCAAAGAGGAACATTCGCAAGAAGGGGATGCTGGAGCTGTATGAACAG GAACACTACAACTCCCTTCACAAATGGATGAACCACAAATGGGATTTTATTGTGATGCAGGCCAAGGAGCAATACCG GGctgggaaggagaggaagaagccaGACCGTGTGGTGTTTGACTGCCAGGAAAGAGCCTATTGGGTGGTGCACAGACCTCCA CCAGGAACCGTAAGCGCCATGGACTATGGACTTGACCGTCTCATCGACCCCAACGCCCCGGAGGTAATAGAG aaaaaatcaGTAGACTACTACAGAAGACTG AACATTTTCACTCAGCAGTCCATTATGAGGTCAAGAGTGAAGTCGTCTGTGTCCATCGGAGT CATTGTCAAGTACATGACGACATTCAAAAACCACGACCCCTTCCTTGCGCCATGTCTCCCCAGCAACCCCTGGTTAACTGATGATGTCACTTACTGGGACCTCAATATGCCAAA TGTGGAAATCACTACGAAGATGAGGGTGGAGCGCTGGACCTTTAGCTTCAGCGAGCTCCTCCATGACCCCCGAGGGCGGGCGGATTTCCGACTCTTCTTGAAGAAGGAGTTCAGCG GTGAAAACTTGGCCTTCTGGGAGAACTGTGAGGACCTGAAGTGGGGTGCTGCAGCAACAATGAAGGAAAAAGCCCAGCAGATTTACAA GACCTTCCTAGCCCCTGGAGCACCACGTTGGATTAACATTGATGGCAAGACTATGGATATCACTGTGAAAGGCCTGGTCCACCCCCATCGCTACGTTCTAGATGCCGCTCAGACCCACATCTATATGCTCATGAAAAAG gattCATTCGGAAGGTACATGAAGTCTCCTGTAtttaaagaaacacagaaaaaggctATTTCCCCTGAGGAACATAAATTCAG TGCCTCACAGCTGGAGCAGAATGCGAAGAACCGCACTAAGAAGACCAGCCTCAGCCCTATCATAATAAGGCAGCAAGAGGAGGAGGCAAAGGCCAGGCTAGCTGCTAGCGGGCCTGTGGACATCACGCAG CTGTGTAAGTTTACTGCTCCCGTGCCACACCTGGCAGTATACACAGGAATCTGTGAGACTCAGCAGACGAATGCCAGGGAGCTCCTTCCACCCTCCCCGGGATTCGTCACGTTGCCCAACAGCGCCGCCTGCCCCTCTCCCATCAGCGTGGCCATCGACAGCACGCCCGCCTCCGAGAGGAAGTTCGAGGGCCATGGAGGGTCCACCTCCGCTCCGTTCCCCTCCATCGCCGAGAGCGCGGAGGTGTCAGTGGAGTCCGACACCAGCGTGGCGAGGGGGGCCACCGAGGAGTCCCGGCTGCCTGTCCCCAGGTCCCGCGTGGCGCTGTCTCTCAGCCGGTTCCTGAGGAGGGGCTGCAGCACCTCATCGGTGTTCGCCAGCCTCTCGCCCAAGTGCCCCCCTGCTGTGGGCGGCCGCGTCCAGCCCCTCGGCCACGAGCCCCTTTCTCACCCTCAGCCAAAGAGGATCGCCAA CTTTTTTCAGATCAAAGTAGACATCCCCCCTGAGTGCCGGATCTACCCCATTGATTCAGAAGACGAGGAGGAAGAGTGTCCCAATGCGGCCAAGGAGATTATCTGTCCCTGGGAGACAGTCACCAAGCAAGGACAGGCAGGATGA
- the LOC118792891 gene encoding regulator of G-protein signaling 9-like isoform X2 translates to MTIRNNDDHGQRYRPRMACLKKLEAVVVEMQDPKNGVKSQTQRLVITTIPHAITGEDIVAWLASRFRVDTDEGRAIGTMLVAYGYIYPLQDHKRLVIKPDASLYRFQTPYFWPAQQWPADDTDYAIYLAKRNIRKKGMLELYEQEHYNSLHKWMNHKWDFIVMQAKEQYRAGKERKKPDRVVFDCQERAYWVVHRPPPGTVSAMDYGLDRLIDPNAPEKKSVDYYRRLNIFTQQSIMRSRVKSSVSIGVIVKYMTTFKNHDPFLAPCLPSNPWLTDDVTYWDLNMPNVEITTKMRVERWTFSFSELLHDPRGRADFRLFLKKEFSGENLAFWENCEDLKWGAAATMKEKAQQIYKTFLAPGAPRWINIDGKTMDITVKGLVHPHRYVLDAAQTHIYMLMKKDSFGRYMKSPVFKETQKKAISPEEHKFSASQLEQNAKNRTKKTSLSPIIIRQQEEEAKARLAASGPVDITQLCKFTAPVPHLAVYTGICETQQTNARELLPPSPGFVTLPNSAACPSPISVAIDSTPASERKFEGHGGSTSAPFPSIAESAEVSVESDTSVARGATEESRLPVPRSRVALSLSRFLRRGCSTSSVFASLSPKCPPAVGGRVQPLGHEPLSHPQPKRIANFFQIKVDIPPECRIYPIDSEDEEEECPNAAKEIICPWETVTKQGQAG, encoded by the exons atgacaaTCAGAAACAACGATGATCACGGTCAACGTTATCGTCCACGGATGGCCTGTTTAAAGAAG CTGGAGGCTGTAGTTGTGGAGATGCAGGACCCAAAAAATGGAGTGAAGTCCCAGACCCAAAGGCTGGTCATAACCACTATCCCACACGCTATCACTG GAGAGGACATAGTGGCATGGCTTGCCAGTCGCTTTAGAGTGGATACTGACG AGGGCCGGGCCATTGGTACCATGCTGGTGGCATACGGATACATATACCCTCTTCAAGACCACAAGAGACTGGTTATCAAGCCTGATGCTAGTCTGTATCGATTCCAG ACGCCGTACTTCTGGCCTGCACAGCAATGGCCAGCTGACGATACAGACTATG CAATCTATTTGGCAAAGAGGAACATTCGCAAGAAGGGGATGCTGGAGCTGTATGAACAG GAACACTACAACTCCCTTCACAAATGGATGAACCACAAATGGGATTTTATTGTGATGCAGGCCAAGGAGCAATACCG GGctgggaaggagaggaagaagccaGACCGTGTGGTGTTTGACTGCCAGGAAAGAGCCTATTGGGTGGTGCACAGACCTCCA CCAGGAACCGTAAGCGCCATGGACTATGGACTTGACCGTCTCATCGACCCCAACGCCCCGGAG aaaaaatcaGTAGACTACTACAGAAGACTG AACATTTTCACTCAGCAGTCCATTATGAGGTCAAGAGTGAAGTCGTCTGTGTCCATCGGAGT CATTGTCAAGTACATGACGACATTCAAAAACCACGACCCCTTCCTTGCGCCATGTCTCCCCAGCAACCCCTGGTTAACTGATGATGTCACTTACTGGGACCTCAATATGCCAAA TGTGGAAATCACTACGAAGATGAGGGTGGAGCGCTGGACCTTTAGCTTCAGCGAGCTCCTCCATGACCCCCGAGGGCGGGCGGATTTCCGACTCTTCTTGAAGAAGGAGTTCAGCG GTGAAAACTTGGCCTTCTGGGAGAACTGTGAGGACCTGAAGTGGGGTGCTGCAGCAACAATGAAGGAAAAAGCCCAGCAGATTTACAA GACCTTCCTAGCCCCTGGAGCACCACGTTGGATTAACATTGATGGCAAGACTATGGATATCACTGTGAAAGGCCTGGTCCACCCCCATCGCTACGTTCTAGATGCCGCTCAGACCCACATCTATATGCTCATGAAAAAG gattCATTCGGAAGGTACATGAAGTCTCCTGTAtttaaagaaacacagaaaaaggctATTTCCCCTGAGGAACATAAATTCAG TGCCTCACAGCTGGAGCAGAATGCGAAGAACCGCACTAAGAAGACCAGCCTCAGCCCTATCATAATAAGGCAGCAAGAGGAGGAGGCAAAGGCCAGGCTAGCTGCTAGCGGGCCTGTGGACATCACGCAG CTGTGTAAGTTTACTGCTCCCGTGCCACACCTGGCAGTATACACAGGAATCTGTGAGACTCAGCAGACGAATGCCAGGGAGCTCCTTCCACCCTCCCCGGGATTCGTCACGTTGCCCAACAGCGCCGCCTGCCCCTCTCCCATCAGCGTGGCCATCGACAGCACGCCCGCCTCCGAGAGGAAGTTCGAGGGCCATGGAGGGTCCACCTCCGCTCCGTTCCCCTCCATCGCCGAGAGCGCGGAGGTGTCAGTGGAGTCCGACACCAGCGTGGCGAGGGGGGCCACCGAGGAGTCCCGGCTGCCTGTCCCCAGGTCCCGCGTGGCGCTGTCTCTCAGCCGGTTCCTGAGGAGGGGCTGCAGCACCTCATCGGTGTTCGCCAGCCTCTCGCCCAAGTGCCCCCCTGCTGTGGGCGGCCGCGTCCAGCCCCTCGGCCACGAGCCCCTTTCTCACCCTCAGCCAAAGAGGATCGCCAA CTTTTTTCAGATCAAAGTAGACATCCCCCCTGAGTGCCGGATCTACCCCATTGATTCAGAAGACGAGGAGGAAGAGTGTCCCAATGCGGCCAAGGAGATTATCTGTCCCTGGGAGACAGTCACCAAGCAAGGACAGGCAGGATGA